One Catharus ustulatus isolate bCatUst1 chromosome 16, bCatUst1.pri.v2, whole genome shotgun sequence genomic window, AGCACTCAGAAGCACAACACAGATTTGCTGAAGTATTTTCAGGAAGTTCAGAGGACCCAGATTGTTCATGTTAGACCAGTGCTATGTGCAGCTCCATGAATATTTTCCTGAGCTTCTGTGGAAGGGAGATTTCCCTTCTTCAAATTCCTTCACtgaagggctggaagggagctgAAGGAGAAATGACTTTTCTAATATAACCAAAGCAAGAAAGTCTGTATAGGGGGAATATTAAAGGAATAtaaagggaatattttgggtttaacAAAAGGGAGCTTCTAAGTTTTAGAGCAAAACCTGGAAAGTTTTCTTTCCATACAATTTCTGTGTAGctcaacaaaaaaaccagattAATCTAGCAAACACACATCATTCACTACAGAGTAAAGATTTAATGGTTGAGTCTTTTTCAACTACTCACAGGGTAGGGCCAGCTACagatgagagaagaaaaaaagaaatcttgctGCAAGAAGATACCATCTTTTAGAGGGATTAGAGGCTAACTTTGATCCTCACCCCAAACATCCAAAGTTAGGAGAGAGCCCAACTGCACAGCTGATTAGAGCATGAAGGCCAGTGGGTGAAAACAAATCCATTCAAATTCTCATTGGCATTTTGAGAAAAAGAACACAGTCTAGAACTCACCTCTTTGTGACCCTGAATCTGGGAGTTGACAAAGGCCCCCAGAATGTGAGATGTGAGAGGCAGGTAGATGTGGATGAGCTGTGTCTCCTGATGCAGGCAGTACAGGGAGAAGTAATTCCGCAGCTCCATGGTTATGATTGCGTTTTCTTGCTGAAAGAAGAGGAGCTCAGTGACCAGGAAGAGAGtgggagaaaggagaaacaggagaaaacagCATTCCTCCCCACACCAGCAATTCAAACACAGAGCCATTTGGTACAACAggaatttcccttttccatcatGCAGactgctgcttcccacagctcctgcacatgATGTGCTGCCAGAGAGCCCGTAACGAGTGCTGAGGAAAACCAGCAGTGGGTAGCAGGGATTTCCCAAAGTACAGCCCTAAATCTTTCTGCAAATGTGACTGAGTTACAGAGCAGCACCATTACAGAGCCCAGTCCCACCCTTTGCTCTCCCAGGCGCCTGCCCTACCTCCACAATCCGGGATTCCAGTTGCTCCACCGATTCTGGCTCTTTGTTCTGCACAGTGGCACTCATCATCTGCCTCTTCATCATGCTGTACTTGTGCAATGCTCGCTGGTGCTTGTGCAATACCCCCTTCTCGTGCCTTTCACACAGGTCCtttatgggaaaagaaaaaagtccacAGTGGGAGCCAAGAGTCAGCAAACACAGCCAGTACATCAGGAACACACACGTGTGGTCACACTTTGTgtcatttctgtgctgcagatttTTGCTCCTTTGTTTTCAAGAGGGTCAAAAAATGCCAGCAGCTAAGAATTTAAGAAACAACTGTTTGAACCCAGATCAGTGAGCTTAAGAGGCAATCTGGAGCAACACTTCTGCCAACATTTTGGATCTTATCAGGCCTCTTATCTTTCCTGACCTTCTCAGTTTTAAGTACTGGCAATTAATTAAAGTGCTGGCTCAAGTCCTCCAACTTCAGTCCTGGCCTGGGAATGTCAGGAGAGACTGCCACATAGAGCTGACCAGAAGATTAATATTAACAAAATCCTTTCATTCATAACTGAACTCATGCCTCCATGGGCAAATCAGCAGCAATCCAGTTCACTGCTTTGACTCAAAAGCAGCCAAATCTAAAAACAAGAAGGTAAACTATATGAATCAGCTAACCAATCATATTTTTAAGTTCCTTGCAGTTTGCTCTTTGGCAAGTTCTCATCAGACAAGCAGATCAGGAAGGCTACAGAGCTCCCTGTGGCCAACAGCCACTCCCCTCCCTCTGCCAGATGCCCGGTTTGCCTCTGAACTGGCCTCACAGACACTTTTCCATCCAGTTGGCGTTACACCCTCTAAAGAGCACAAGCTTGCTCTAAACAACTTTCTTGTTGGCAGAACAGCAGAGCTCACTTTATAGGACTGGAGTAAATCCAGGAAAAGGTTCAACTTCTCCACCACATCATTCTCTTCCTGTTTACCctagaaaacaaggaaaaagtaCATTTTACGTAAGCCTGGCATCACAGCCCTTCACCCCCACACCATgcaggctctccctgctctctccaggCCACATCACTGCTTACACAACTGCATCAAAAATGTCTCCAACAGCACTGGAGTGTTTAGACTTCAGTGTGCAGAACAAAGACCTGACTGAGGCAGGAACAGCTTTTCCAAATGACTGATCATTAGAAAAGAGGAGTTGGTTTCACAGGCCTGCATGTCAGTCCTTTCAGCACACTCTGCCTGGAATTCCTTGCTCTTGCAGATTCCTCCAATCTTTCATCTTCCCTTCCTACAAAATAACTAATCCATTAAAACTCTGAGCACCAGCATGTTCCCTGTAATAGTTCATGCATCAGAAGGCAGAGATGAGACACCAAGTCAAATTTCACTACcagtgcttttattttacaAACAAAATACTCTTCTTCCTGTATCAGTAGAGCTCTCTGGAGTATAAACTCCAGAGAAAGAGACCTGGTCTGACTGATCTACAAAAGCACACTGAGTGTTTTAACACAATGAGATGAACAGCACTGAAGACAAAACTATTACTTTTCCTTCCCAGATTGTCGTGTTCTCACATCATTCTGACAGTCATTACCACCTTGTACACTTAGACCAGAATGTGCTGCTTCTGTCTGAATGATTCTCATGTAATGTTTAAGTACATGAATGTGAAAATTTGATTCAGAAGCAAGTTGTTCTGGTGTAGCAGATTAATAAAATGGAACACAACACTTTTGGACAGCTCACCCTAGAAGTGAACTTAATGTGTGCAGTAAccatttaaaattcagaaagaaagcaggtttttccttcctttcccttgccTGTTACATTTTTTGCCCATTTAAACACAGTCCAGGTATTTCACACAAGCTTGAACAAGTAGGCTTTTAGTTTGGACTGCAATCTCCCTCTTAGCTCTTGAAGGGCTTATGTCCACAGAGCTCATGATTCAAGAAGAAATTCAGGGTAGCAGTGTACCTCATTCATGTTACAGAAAGaacaaccaaaaataaaaagtgaaggACTCACCTGCTGCACAGCCTTATCTGCCAGAAGTGCAAATTCAACAGACAGACCCTTCAAGGCTTGTTTCAGAGTCCCCCATGTGTTGTTATTCAAAGCAGCCCAGGAAGGAAGTGGGGTAGTGTCTGAGCCCAAAGCACTGGAAGGACATAAAGCAATGGTCACATCTAGGAGACAAATTCCACTGAGATAAAGTTCTTTGCAGAGAGCGGTTTCAAATCTGTCTAAACAGCTCACAGTGCTGAGCTACTACTGTGCCATCACAAATGCAGAGTTAAGTGTGTACACACTGTGGAGAGAGACAATAATACAAGTACCTGAATGTGAaggtatttctgttttctttcctcacaCTCTAGGGAATGCAGCCTTAGTGGAAAGcacacatttccttcttttataGAAGGAAAATTGATTATGTCCTACAGCATGCACTGAAATACCCATTTTTACCAGACCATTTGCAGGTAAACTTTACAACAGTGTTGAGTTCTAAGCCAGCAGTAGAAATGTTCACATCAGCAAACCCTGTTCCTCCAAGCCTacctcagctccttcccaaacAAGAGGAGGTCGGAGGCGTTATCGATGGCTCGGGAAGCGATCCTCTCCGCACGGTCCCGGAGCTTATAAAAGCtgttataaatatttctgatcagctccctgctggcagcaaaCTGGGCCTGAATGTCAGCTGGGAGGAAGTCCTGAAGGAGTACAGAGGGGTTACTGGTGGATAAATCAGAGGCACAGCACAgtctgcagggagggacaggctTCCCTCCTGTGCTCGCTGTCTCCCACTGTGCTCTCACAACTCTGCAGAGATCAGTTTCCCATTTAGGTGTCCCAGTCACATGTCACACAAATAGCCCTAAATTTCAGAGGCAGAAAGAGGTTCAAATAGCCAGTGTAGACAGAGCTGGCAAAATCTGCCATTCTACTATGCAGTTACAAGGGGGTTTGTGAGGTTTCAAGCTCACAAGCTCTGATCTGATCCTACTGGTAATTCCCAGCCCAGTAAAGTTGAGCGTGAACTGAAAGTTCAGCTTTTTTTGGACCAGTTTATCACTGGTAAAAGCCTGAATTAAGCTTTAGTTGCAAAACCTTCTGCAAGCATTGCAGGAACCTGAACAACAACTTGCTTTGAAATTGCTCAATGAACACAGTGGATGTGTACTCAATCACTGGGATAAACAGATATATGGAGAACTTACAACTAACTTTTCCATAACAGTCCAAATTGCTCTCCCACAAGAAGAGCACAACAGACAGAATGAGGGCATGAGCACAAAGGAAAGACATCAATCTAGACATTAACTTTTAAATTGTGCAATTTGTGCATTTGTTTGTTATGCAAGTACAAGTAATTACAGAGAAACATGTTCTGAACAGGATTCATTGTTTAATCTATATCATATTCATGAGCCTTTATTTAGCTAGAAATATCAGGCCCTTAAGAGTCAAAAGTTTATTTGATCTTTTCATTATAATTACAAGTCCTTCTAACTCCAGAAACAACTGTCTCCTACCTAAGGTCTCCATCACTAAATAGATGGCATAACTGAAGCACCTGGAGAAGAAAGCCatataaaccaaaataacatGTTGCAAGAAATTCATATACATACCTTGGCCTGGGTAGCTAATCTGCAAGTCACAAATTCATCTCCCACTCCCTGGACCAACTCCCTTAGCTTATTCTGTACATCCTGGAGAAAATATAGAGTCAAATGAGCAGGAAAGAACTATGAAAAAACACAGACAGCTCATGCAGGTCTCAGATATATTGCAGCAGCAAGACACAACTCAGCAGATACAGCTTTATCAGGTTAGGTTTAATTTAAGGAAAACATAATCTCTGTTCCCCTAAGAACAgttataattttcaaaatactaCACTCCTGGCATTGAGTGAAATTACCTTCCACTTTCCACTGTGGAAACACCTACTGAGAGAAAATTCTCTTCATCCCAGGGAGCAAACCCATGTAGGTTAACAGCAATTCTGAACGCTGTGCCCAGCAAGGCAGTTACAGCAAGACATGCAAGCTCAGGACTATTGCTGACAAACACTCACTGAGCCACTGAAGGACAGAAAGAGTTTCAGGAGCACATCTTCTGAGAAAGGGGGATGTCGAGCCACCAGGTTTATGAACCGCTTCAGCGCCCTCCTCCTCGACTCTATGAACTCACGATCAGCTGCAGGAAGAAACATGAAATTACAATTAATGCCCCTCACGTtacatctcagaaagaaaaaataacacacTGCAACAAAACCCAGAGAATAGTTACCCATAGCCTGTCAGTTCCCAAAATCAGACCTTTCAGACTGACCACCTGAATAAATATTCCATCAGGTATTTTTTACCTCTTACCAAAATTCAGCATACATTATTTCCACAGGGTAGGTCAGGGAGGAAGGACAGCCAAGTCTAAGGCCTGAAACCTCCACTTACAAACTGTGGGCCTACAGAGATGCTTCTTCCTCTGAACCAATTCCAGAGGATATCCCAGCCTGTTTGAGAGTCCTGGGATCAGCATCCATCCTTTTCATGCAAGGTGTCAAAAAGTATTTTGGAAGACTTGCACAGCAATCTGCAGCAAATCCATCCAGACTCTTTACTTGTCAAACTAAAAAAATTCTGGTCCTTTTgctgaaacaggaaaatttttCAATCTGGTAATACCTACAATAAGGAAGTAAATTAAAGTTCCTGGTGTTTTTCAGGAGCaataacaaataaaaccaaagattaaaggaaaagaaagcaacatagaaagaaattaaaggaatgCTCTTATCCATGACAATATTCTCATGTCATGAAGGATTTTTACTCTTTTGCCACAGTTTTAAGCTGGCAGTTTGCTGCCTGTGAGGACTCTCAGAGGTGATCCTCAGTACAGCACTGCCCACCAATTCATTTTTCTGCCATTGGGGTTGCAGATCTCGATTTTGCTTTGCTCACACTTAACCTACACGGacatttctgaagttttgtACAGACTTCCCACAGGATCTGCCTCAGATGGCTGCTGTCCTccaaaggagcagagcagatcaTCCATCTCCATCTGACAGATGGAGGGGAGCAGACCCCCACTGGATCTGTGTAACTCAGCATAGGGGCACACCAAGGACAAACCACAGAGTTTTGtccatccagctctgggacttGGAGGCTCCAAGGGTCACACATCTATACTAATCCATCAAATCATGTGTCCTGCAACACCATTTGTCATTCAATCTTCTCAGAAACAAGAACTAccacttccctttcctttttcctgtttgcagtTTCCATTAAGCACACTTCCACAGCTCTTCTATATGCAGTCACTGGACTAAAGGCAATCAGCACTCCCTGCCTCCTCACAGCTTTGCAGTGTATTAGAACTGCTCTCCTAGTAGTCTGGGAACTAATCCTATCAGGTTTTTTCCTAAAGTTATGATATGTGTGGGAAGAAATGCACCAGTGAATGCAGGGAAATATCAACACACCAGCAATGGAAGGAAATAACAGTCCTTGACAAGTGATAGATACTTGGGGCTTCTGTCAAGCACCCTCTGTCCACTGAGATTAATCAGAGGTCTCTTTGCTCACAGGTATTGCATGAAGTGAAAATTCTGGCTGAGAACACTGCATCAGGCTAAATTCACACATGGGTTTCACAACCCCTCCAAAAACATCTTCACAATTCACATTCCATCATAAGAACATTTGACCATTGAAGCTTTTCAGGGGTGTGATTTTGCTTTGCTCCAGTTCACTATACACCCTGCTCTGTTCACTGTTTACCAATTCTGCTTTACTGGAGCAATACATGGACTCCTCAATCGGAATCAATTATTTGTTGAAACACTGTGAGCTTAGCACCATGGGCAGGAAGAAGAAGGCAATGAAAAGCTTGTTCTTTCACAGATAAAGTATTAAACAAGACAgaattttatacatttatacaacttttgaaataataaatgctTAAAACTAGTGTCAGTATTTgagattaatgaaaaaattattcctgaaGGAACTTTGATATGCTTTCTGTCTTGGGATACTTCTTGGTTTCTAGTCTAACTGCTAAAGTATACTTGAATGAAATGACACTGATtccatttaggttggaaaagaacttTTAAGATCACTGAATCCAGCTGTTAAACTAACACTGCCAAGTGCACCACTAAACAATGATCATCACAACTTGCTTTTCTAAGAAGCAATACCTGTAACTCTGCCATGCTCTTGTGTAGAATTACACCCAAAATcttataaagaaaaatcattaaatactgaaattctATGGGATAAACCCCCACTGTAATTTTGCATTCATATCTCACCTACAGGAATTTCTAGCATGGCAATAATTCATACCTGCAAATTGTGTACTATAACCTCAAAATTGCTGTGTGAGGCAAGGCAGAAGCCAAAAGTTTCAatcttttaaacatttcttttcaacAGTATCACCTTGACCATGCTTGCACCATGAAGCAGAACCCCTCCAGTCCAAAATGAAGAAGCAGGTTTACCTCCCAGCATCCTCTTagggggcagtgctggcaccaTTCGATATGGGAACTTGTGCAGCAGCATCTCGTGGAACACCACGAAGTCGTTGTATCGTCTGTACACAGAGCACTTGAACCGCTGCAGGTAATGGGGGATAAATCAATGCACAGCTCAGACAGCAGCACCTCCACAACTGGTTTGTTTTTGCACTGCCAATACAATTTCTTCACTAGCTCAAAACACTGTGAAACACCCAGCTAGCTACGCTGATTTGTTATAAAACCATTCCGCTTCCATTGTCCCACACCTGCTTTGTTACAGAGCTCACGTTTCAAGCAAGTGAATTTGCAGCCCACCCTTCACAGCTCAGTTAGATGTTCCATGCTGCAGAGGCCCAAGTCAGGAAGACCCAGGGCTACTGCACTAAAACTCAGCCCACACAACTGGTCTACTTAAAACCAGCATCACCCAGCACATCTAAATCACTCTGGACTTTGCCAGCAGAAACATTCGTAGGAGGATAAATTCTCACCAAGCCCAAAGCTTGTTCACATTACCTTGCTGGAAACCTCATATTCCACATGTTTCAGAAAAAGGCCCTTCTTCTCAGGTATAAGCTCCACCTGCACACTGTCCTTGCTCAATAGCTCTTGTAGGGtgtgggaaagcagcagtggaTTTCCCTGGGGCGTCTGCATTAGAAACTGTTCCGGTTCCCTTGGTTCATTTACTGGAGGCTTTGCCAAATCtagaagagaaaagggaaaaaacagtaGACCTGATAAGATATAGTAAAAGAAGTAGCCTTAAAATACTCTGTTCCCTTGCTTGGTGCTCCCAGAGGAGTGCAACACCACCAGAAGCCCAGCCAGGCCACTCCCCTGGGAGGTGATGCTGCTCCACACACGTTCACATCACGGTACCTCCCTGCTCTCAACACCCAGGGCACCACCAATTATATCGAGTCAGAGAAACATCTCCACTAAGCAAAGAATCACAGGCCAAATTTGTTCTGTGAATCAGCTAAGAGGCCTGCATTTCCTGTCTGTCCAgctcccaccacagcagcaTCTGCCAAAATGAACGAAACCCTTGCTCAGCACTTTTGGATCCTGCCTAGAACGACTCatggaaggaaagcaaaatggGTCATTTCACTGCGCTGTACAAATTTAATCCATTAATTTTGCACTTCATTACAAAGGAAGGAGACACTTCATTTGACATCATTTTATTAGGCTCTATGACAGTGTGCTACAGTGAGAGTGAATTACAATAATTTAATATGTCAACATACTGAAGTtccaaagcagagggaaaaggtTCCTAATCAGGGCTACCAACCTGACAATTCCTCTATCACAGCAAGCTGTGGCAAAATCTTTCAAACTTACCTATGCTCTTCCTCTGCTTGTAGCTAGAAAACAAGCAGCTTTTGACAGTGAATTTGACCATAACTGGGAAGCTTTGGACAGTACCAGATTTACAGACAGATGCAGAAGTGAAAAAAGATGGGTTCTTAAGAATGCGGCCCCAGAGGACAAATGACATCAAAGGAGGGACAAAGCTGATGACTCAGAGTGTTCTCTTATCAAGTGCCTGACTGCAGCCTCTTATCTCAACCTGACTTCAGAGCTACATCTGTTATGTGACTTACACTGTTTTTCAAAGCCATCGTTACTTTTCTAGCCATTCCACACATAGGAAACAGTGTGTAAAATGAGGGTATGGCCCTGGACTCTGCTCACCCCA contains:
- the SNX8 gene encoding sorting nexin-8 isoform X2; amino-acid sequence: MQTPQGNPLLLSHTLQELLSKDSVQVELIPEKKGLFLKHVEYEVSSKRFKCSVYRRYNDFVVFHEMLLHKFPYRMVPALPPKRMLGADREFIESRRRALKRFINLVARHPPFSEDVLLKLFLSFSGSDVQNKLRELVQGVGDEFVTCRLATQAKDFLPADIQAQFAASRELIRNIYNSFYKLRDRAERIASRAIDNASDLLLFGKELSALGSDTTPLPSWAALNNNTWGTLKQALKGLSVEFALLADKAVQQGKQEENDVVEKLNLFLDLLQSYKDLCERHEKGVLHKHQRALHKYSMMKRQMMSATVQNKEPESVEQLESRIVEQENAIITMELRNYFSLYCLHQETQLIHIYLPLTSHILGAFVNSQIQGHKEMSKVWNELKPKLSCLFVGSSSMPTPPLSPPEGNFFSN
- the SNX8 gene encoding sorting nexin-8 isoform X1 → MSYCTKERACSDLAKPPVNEPREPEQFLMQTPQGNPLLLSHTLQELLSKDSVQVELIPEKKGLFLKHVEYEVSSKRFKCSVYRRYNDFVVFHEMLLHKFPYRMVPALPPKRMLGADREFIESRRRALKRFINLVARHPPFSEDVLLKLFLSFSGSDVQNKLRELVQGVGDEFVTCRLATQAKDFLPADIQAQFAASRELIRNIYNSFYKLRDRAERIASRAIDNASDLLLFGKELSALGSDTTPLPSWAALNNNTWGTLKQALKGLSVEFALLADKAVQQGKQEENDVVEKLNLFLDLLQSYKDLCERHEKGVLHKHQRALHKYSMMKRQMMSATVQNKEPESVEQLESRIVEQENAIITMELRNYFSLYCLHQETQLIHIYLPLTSHILGAFVNSQIQGHKEMSKVWNELKPKLSCLFVGSSSMPTPPLSPPEGNFFSN